DNA from Metabacillus flavus:
CGCTTTTCCTCTTTAGCCGTAGTTCTTGTTATCGTATCGCCATTTACCTTCGTATAGACGTACTCACGAAGGGCCTGTCCCGTTTCCCCTTTTTGGGAAATGCTCTCTTCACCCTTTGGAAGATCGCCGTTTTCCTGTTTCTCCTCTTCAAAAGGAATGTCCTCCGTCTTTGAAGATTCCTCTATCACTTTTACTTCCATAAAAGGCTTAGGAACGACAACAGTCAATGTATCCTCAGGCTTGATCGAAGTCCGGGGATCCATATTCCCGTTCAGCTTCAGCAGCTCGTCAACGGAAAGATAAAAATCCTCCGCAATCGTCTCAAGCGTATCGCCATTTTGCACGCGGTACAGAGACTCCCCCTTTGTTCCTTCCTGCAAAGCTTCAAGCCCTTGTCCGGTGTTGCGGATATCTTCAGGCTTAACCTTTTGCTCCTTAATTTCCGGGGCAGCCGAATACGTAAGATCCGTAATTCGCGATTCTCCCTCTTTTATCGGCTCAAAAGGCTTTCCGCTTCTTTTATGCTCCTCAAACGCAGCAAGCTGCTCCTCTGGCATAAACTGGTGAAGATAATCTCTCAGCGTTTTCTCAGCTTCTTCCTTAGAATTAAAGGAAACTGCCGTTTTACCGCCAATCACAATGGAATAGGCTTTAGCCGCCACACCAAGCTCATTCACAAGGTTCTGCTTGGCGCCTTCGTTATCCGCTAATGGCCGAAACATCTGCTCAGGGACAATTTCCATATCCTCCACCGTCAGATTCAGACCCTTCTGATCATACTGGTCGCCGGCACGCTTCACGATCTCCGCTTCCGCATCCTTCAGTACATCCTGGTTATCAATGGTGCCAAGCTTCTTTCCATCTATGTATATATGATAGACCGTTGAAACCTGATCCTCCGCAGACGCCGTTTGGCTTCCAAGCATCAAGGCCGAAGTGATTATTCCGCATGCAAGCGTATACTTAAATTTCGATTTATGTGGCTGGTTCATAGTAAAAGTCCTCCTGAAAGCTATTCATAAAATGAAGCAGGGATAAAAAATGCGCCTCAAAAAGGCACCCGTTTAAGATAGCACAGACTTCCTAAAATTCGCCCAATTCACTTCCAATTGTTATGGGATTGTGGTCAATTTGTTATAAATGGGTGGATTTTTGTAATAATCAGGGTATTATTTAACAGGTTTACCAGTAGGGAAAAAGCACTTGGGGTAGAAAGGAGGGAGGAAGAGATTTTTAAGCAGGGATACATAATAAAAAAGACACATTCCACCGGGAACATGTCTTTGGATGGCTTGGGACGGAATCGAACCGCCGACACATGGATTTTCAGTCCATTGCTCTACCGACTGAGCTACCAAGCCATTATATTATTTTCGTCAGAGCCATTTGTTGTCACTTGCACAATCGCACAAATCTCAGAAAGCTTATTCAAGCAGCAGCTCCATTTGTGCGCTGAAGCATTGCTTTGCAGCTTATTCGGGCGTGCTCTACCGACTGAGCTACCAAGCCATATAGTTTCGGCTTCCACTAAGCTTCGAATCTCTTCGTCAGCTCCCTCGATCGCTTCCTCACGTATTCTTATACGCTCCGGTGCTCACTCAGTCGCTTCCTCGACCTTCTCGCTTATTGAAACCCTCTTACTTTTAATTAAGCTATCATATGTATCATAAAAAAATAAATGGCGGTCCGGACGGGACTCGAACCCGCGACCTCCTGCGTGACAGGCAGGCATTCTAACCAACTGAACTACCGGACCAATAAGGGATATATGTAAATGGTGACCCGTACGGGATTCGAACCCGTGTTACCGCCGTGAAAGGGCGGTGTCTTAACCGCTTGACCAACGGGCCAATATTTAGAGATGAGCCATGAAGGACTCGAACCTTCGACCCTCTGATTAAAAGTCAGATGCTCTACCGACTGAGCTAATGGCTCCCTATTTTATCTACACTCAAGGGTTTGCAGGACGCTCAAATCTCAGAAGGATTATTCAAGCAGCAGCTCGATTTGAGCGCTGATGTTTTGCTTCGCAGATTATTCGATCGTGCTCTACCGACTGAGCTAATGGCTCCCTTTTTAAAACCTTGCTGCCACTTTAAACTCAGTATCAGAGCGCCTCAGCGACGTTTTTAATAATAGCATAGTTTAATAGAAAGAAACAATGGTTTTTTTACAAAAATGACAAAATACTTTTTGAATCCCATAATTCGTTCTTGCGTGCATGGTTTATTATGCTGTTTGATGGTCTGGATGTCTACTTCTTTTTATAAAAAATACTATTGATTATTCTTGTTAAATGATCGCCAAATCATACTAAAAAAGAGAAGCCAGCTAACTGGCTCCCCTTCTTAAATCTATTAGTTTGCGCGGTATACGCTTCTAAGTACATTCGTTTGTGAACGATCTGGTCCGACAGAGAAGATGGAAAGCGGAATTCCAGTCAGCTGGGACACACGCTCAAGATAGTGGCGTGCATTTTCCGGAAGATCCTCAAGCGTTTTCGCTCCTGTAATGTCTTCTGTCCAGCCTGGCAGCTCTTCATATACAGGCTCACAGTCCGCTAGTTCTTTAAGGCTTGCCGGGAAGTGCTCCATGACTTCGCCTTTGTAGCGGTACGCGACACAGATTTTCAGTGTTTCGATGCCTGTCAGCACGTCGATGGAGTTCAGAGACAAGTCTGTAATTCCGCTGACACGGCGGGCATGGCGGACAACGACGCTGTCAAACCAGCCGACACGGCGCGGACGGCCTGTAGTTGTACCGTACTCGCGGCCGACCTCACGGATTTGGTGGCCGATCTCATTATCCAGCTCAGTAGGGAAAGGACCGTCTCCCACGCGGGTTGTGTACGCTTTGGAAACTCCGACTACATGGTTGATTTTCGTCGGGCCTACGCCTGAACCAATCGTTACGCCTCCCGCTACTGGGTTGGATGAGGTAACAAATGGATACGTACCTTGGTCGATATCAAGCATGACGCCTTGTGCGCCTTCAAACAGCACACGGCGGCCTTCATCCAGTGCGTCGTTGAGGACAACGGATGTGTCGCAAACGTACTTTTTGATTTGCTGGCCGTATTCGTAGTATTCATCAAGAATATCCTCGATTTTAAAGCCTTCGACCTCGTACATTTTTTCAAATAGACGATTCTTTTCTTCTAAATTGCGTGCAAGCTTTTCTTCAAAGGATTCACGGTCAAGAAGATCGGCGATGCGGATTCCGATTCTCGCTGCTTTATCCATGTAAGCAGGACCGATTCCTTTTTTTGTCGTACCAATTTTGTTAGCGCCTTTACGGTCTTCTTCAACGGCGTCTAATTTTAAATGATAAGGAAGAATGACGTGGGCACGGTTGCTGATTCTCAGGTTGTCTGTGTTTACCGCTTTGTCATGAAGGTAAGCAAGCTCCTCAACAAGCGCTTTCGGGTCAACGACCATTCCGTTGCCGATTACACAGATTTTATCACTGTAAAAAATTCCGGATGGAATCAAGTGAAGCTTATACGTGACTCCTCCGAATTTAATGGTGTGTCCTGCGTTGTTTCCGCCTTGATAGCGGGCAATCACTTCTGCGTTTTCTGAGAGGAAATCGGTGATTTTCCCTTTTCCTTCATCTCCCCACTGGGTTCCAACTACTACTGCTGAAGACATATACCTGCACCTCCGAATGCGATTTAACTTGCGATTTCAATCCGTTTATATACACTAAATCCATCCAATATTGTACCAATGAGGTGGAGGAAAGTCAATTTATTTTCCGAACATTAAATAGGTTTGTAGTTATTTTCGTTCGTGAATGGGAGAATGGTTGCAGATGGCGGAAGGTTTACATAACACCGGGTCTGTCCCGCTCTGCTTCACCGCATAAGGGGACAGAGGCAGTCTCTTGTAAGCCGGTGCGACTGCAGGGTTTATGAAGGACGGTGCCAGAGCTTTAGTCTGCTAGCGAATGACGGGACTGGCACGGTGCCAGTCCCGTTTTGCTTCACCGCAGCAGGGGACAGAGACTGAACTGGCTGGGACCTTGATATATAAGGCTTGAACAGGAGCGGTGCCGGAGCTTTCGTTCTTTAGCTGAGTACGGGTCAGACCCCAAGCTATTTCATCAATCCAAAATATTCAAAAAATTCTCTTGCCTATTCCAACCACACACCCTTATAATACGAATTAACGAAAGCGCTTTCGATAAGAGGAGATTAGGATGACCACGATCTATGATGTAGCAAAAAAAGCTGGGGTTTCCAGTACAACCGTATCAAAAGCATTAAATAATTATCCGGATGTGAGCGAGAAAACAAAGAATGTTATTTTGACTGTAGCAGCGGAGATGGGGTATTTGCCTAATTCACACGCCCAGTCCCTTTCTACCAAAAAAACGTGGTCCATTGGGGTTATGTTTACAGAGGACAATGAAGTAGGGATGAAGCATCCATTCTTTAATGCTGTCATTGAAAGTTTTCGCAAGCATGCGGAAAATGAGGGGTATGACCTTATTTTTCCTTCCAGGAATCTCCGCAACCGGAATACGACCTATCTGGAGCATTTTACATACAGAGGTGTGGATGGCATTATCATCATCTGCTCTGACCAAAATGATCCTCAGGTGCTGGAAATTCTGGACAGCAACATTCCGATTGTCGTGATTGACATGAATGAGGTGAACAGCAGCGTCGTATATTCGGATAATGTGACTGGAGCTGAGACCGCAGTAGATTACCTCATATCACTCGGCCACCGCAAGATTGCCCATATTTCCGGTGATTCCGAAACATTTACTGGTGAGGCAAGAATCAATGGATATGAGAAGGCAATGAAGAAAAACAGTCTTGCCATACCTGAAGGATACCTTGTAAATGGAGGGATGTTCTCCATTCAGGAAGGCAGAGAAGCGATGCGGCGGATTTTAACGTTGAAGGACCGTCCTACAGCCGTTTTTATAGCCGGAGATCAGATGGCGATTGGTGCGATGGAAACGATTAAAGAGCATGGCCTTGCTGTTCCGGATGATGTATCGATTATCGGTTTTGATGATATCGAGATGGCAAGCTATGTAACTCCTAAGCTAACTACGATCAAGCAGGATACTGATGCACTTGGCAAACAGGCAGCCGCTTTGCTGGTGAGTCAGATTGTCCAGAAAAAGAAATCGATAAAAAATGAAATGGTTCCTATTCAATTAATAAAACGTGATTCCTGCCGTCCTTTAACCTAATTTTTTTTAACCTTTACAGTAACCGCTTTCAGTTTATTTTTTTGCTTGTACACGAAACCGCTTTCGGTCTTAGGCTTATTTTTTTATCGAAAATCGAAACCGCTTTCGAATACCGAATACAGGACTTATATTCCAATACCATTTGAAAAGGGGCTACATGATGAAGAAAACACTGAGTATGTTTTTATCGCTTGTTTTACTAGTCGGCGTTTTGTCAGGCTGTTCAGGTTCACAAAGTGCAAACGGATCAAAAGGCGGTAAAGATATTGATTTGAGAATCTGGTCATTCACAGATGAATTGAAGAAGCCAATTAAAAAGTTCGAAGAAAAGAATGGCGTCAAGGTAGAACTGACAATTGTTCCAATCGCAGACTATCCAACCAAGCTTAAGCCGGTTCTAGAAAGCGGTGTGGGAGCTCCTGATGTATTTACGGGTGAGCTTGCCTTTATTAAGCAGTGGGTGGATGCAGGGTATTGGGAAGATCTATCGAAAGCTCCATATGATGCTGAAAAACTGTCAGATCAGTATGTTCCTTACGTTTTTGATATGGGGAAGGACAAGGATGGCAAGGTGAGAGCTCTTTCCTGGCAGACAACTCCAGGCGGTGTTTATTACAAGCGAAGCATTGCGAAAGAGGTTCTTGGAACGGATGATCCAGCTGAGGTCGGTAAAATGATGTCTTCTATGGACAGTGTGTTTGCAACAGCAGAAAAATTGAAGGCGAAAGGCTACCGCATGTTCCCAGATGAGGGCGCGATCCGCTGGTTTGCTCAAGGCGATGCTCCTGAACCATGGGTGAATGATAAAAATGAGCTGCAGCTGACTGATAGAAAAGTTGAATTTATGGACTATGCAAAAGAAATGAAGGCGAACGGGTACACAGCCAATGCTGCAGAATGGTCCCCATCTTGGTTCGAGTCCATGGATAAAGCCGTTAAGGTAAAAGAGAACGGAAAGACTGTCGAGACGAATGTGTTCTCCTATGTCCTTCCTACTTGGGGTCTGCATAGTGTTTTGAAAACCAATGTAAAAAAATCCACGGGTGACTGGGCTGTAACAAGCGGACCGAGCCCATATTTCTGGGGCGGTTCATGGCTTGGTGTTTACAGCAAGTCCAAAAATAAAGAGCTTGCTTATGATTTCGTGAAAATGATGACGCAGGATAAAGACTTCCTTAAAGATTGGGCGAAAGAGACTGGAGATGTTCTATCCTACCTGCCTGTAACAGATGAAATTAAAGGCGATTTCAAAGATGAATTCCTTGGCGGGCAAAACAACTATCAATTCTTCCTTGATCAGGCTCAAAATATTAAGCCGGGAATCGTAACGAAGTATGATCAGCAGCTTGATACCCTTTACGGCAATGCGGTTAAACAATATACGGATGGAAAAAAATCCAAGGATGACGCGATTAAAGAGTTTTATATGAAAGCAAAAAATGCGTATCCGGATATAACGGTTCCAAATAAATGATAAGCAGCAAGCGGCTTAACAAGCTTTAGGCCGCTTGTACTTCTTGAAAGAGAGGGAAAAAGGTGAAAAATTTAAACCGGTATGGGTACTTTTTTATCGCACCGTTTTGGCTGGTCTTCTTAGTATTCAGTATCTATCCAGTTGCGCTCACGTTTTATTACAGCTTTACGAATTATACCGGCAGCGGGACAGCTGAGGTTGTCGGATTAGCAAATTATACACGTCTTTTAACGGATTCCTTTTTCGTGCAGGCCTTTGTAAACACGCTGAAAATTTGGGGCATCAACTTTGCTTTGCAGATGGGACTTGCGTTGATTCTTGCCGCAATTTTTTCCGATATGCGGCTGAAAATGAAGGGCCAATCGTTTTTCCGGGCGATTTTTTATCTGCCAAATTTGATAACGGTCAGCTCCGTTGCTCTATTATTCGGGATTCTGCTGGATTGGCAGCATGGCTCGCTGAACGTTGTTCTCATGAACCTCGGATTGATATCTGATCCAATCAACTGGCTGAATGAACCGGCCACCGCTCAAATTTCCGTTTCCCTGATCTTAACGTGGATGTGGTTCGGACATTCCTTTATTGTCATCATGGCTGGGATTTCCGGAATCTCCACTGACTATTTCGAAGCCGCTCTGATCGACGGGGCAAACCGCTGGCAAACGCTTGTCAGCATTACCCTGCCTTTATTAAAGCCGATTCTTTTGTATATCATGATTACCTCTCTCATTGGAGGCCTGCAATTATTCGACCTTCCTATGCTGATTACCGATGGCATCGGATCGCCGGACGGATCGCTGAACACGATGGTTCTGTATTTATACAATCAGGCATTCAAGTACAACAACTATGGCTATGCTTCCGCAGTAGCTTACGGATTGTTTATCATCACGGTCATTTTCTCTGCCATCGTCTTTAGATCGATGTACAGCAGCGAACGAAAACAAGCAAGGCAGGTGTAAAAAATGATTGAAACCAACAAAACTCTCTCTACTGAATTCAAATCAAAGCCTGTCTCTCTTCAGCCAAAGCCTAAAGGCGGAAAAGACCGGATCATCAAAGGGATTCTTTACATCGGCATGACCGTTTTAGCCATTGTTTGCTTTGTTCCTTTCCTGATGATGCTCGTTAATGCCACGCGCTCCAATGAAGCGATATTAACAGGCTTTACGCTCGTACCCGGCAATGCACTTCTCGAAAACTATCAAACGATGATGGATTATGTGAATGTGTGGACAGGCTTTAAAAATAGTCTATTCATTTCTGTTCTTGTAACGATCCTGACGGGGTATTTTTCAGCCCTGACGGCGTACGGGTTCGCTTTTTACACATTTAAAGGGAAGAATTTTCTCTTCGTTTTTATG
Protein-coding regions in this window:
- a CDS encoding M23 family metallopeptidase, with protein sequence MNQPHKSKFKYTLACGIITSALMLGSQTASAEDQVSTVYHIYIDGKKLGTIDNQDVLKDAEAEIVKRAGDQYDQKGLNLTVEDMEIVPEQMFRPLADNEGAKQNLVNELGVAAKAYSIVIGGKTAVSFNSKEEAEKTLRDYLHQFMPEEQLAAFEEHKRSGKPFEPIKEGESRITDLTYSAAPEIKEQKVKPEDIRNTGQGLEALQEGTKGESLYRVQNGDTLETIAEDFYLSVDELLKLNGNMDPRTSIKPEDTLTVVVPKPFMEVKVIEESSKTEDIPFEEEKQENGDLPKGEESISQKGETGQALREYVYTKVNGDTITRTTAKEEKRKDPVKQIVQVGTKETSKGDGSLSWPAVGGQITSKQGQRWGRAHKGIDISGVQDKTIKAADNGKVVFAGNSGAYGNKIEIDHQNGMKTVYAHLDSIKVSEGDTVQKGSQIGVMGSTGRSTGMHLHFEVYKNGNLENPLDYVKQ
- a CDS encoding adenylosuccinate synthase codes for the protein MSSAVVVGTQWGDEGKGKITDFLSENAEVIARYQGGNNAGHTIKFGGVTYKLHLIPSGIFYSDKICVIGNGMVVDPKALVEELAYLHDKAVNTDNLRISNRAHVILPYHLKLDAVEEDRKGANKIGTTKKGIGPAYMDKAARIGIRIADLLDRESFEEKLARNLEEKNRLFEKMYEVEGFKIEDILDEYYEYGQQIKKYVCDTSVVLNDALDEGRRVLFEGAQGVMLDIDQGTYPFVTSSNPVAGGVTIGSGVGPTKINHVVGVSKAYTTRVGDGPFPTELDNEIGHQIREVGREYGTTTGRPRRVGWFDSVVVRHARRVSGITDLSLNSIDVLTGIETLKICVAYRYKGEVMEHFPASLKELADCEPVYEELPGWTEDITGAKTLEDLPENARHYLERVSQLTGIPLSIFSVGPDRSQTNVLRSVYRAN
- a CDS encoding LacI family DNA-binding transcriptional regulator, producing the protein MTTIYDVAKKAGVSSTTVSKALNNYPDVSEKTKNVILTVAAEMGYLPNSHAQSLSTKKTWSIGVMFTEDNEVGMKHPFFNAVIESFRKHAENEGYDLIFPSRNLRNRNTTYLEHFTYRGVDGIIIICSDQNDPQVLEILDSNIPIVVIDMNEVNSSVVYSDNVTGAETAVDYLISLGHRKIAHISGDSETFTGEARINGYEKAMKKNSLAIPEGYLVNGGMFSIQEGREAMRRILTLKDRPTAVFIAGDQMAIGAMETIKEHGLAVPDDVSIIGFDDIEMASYVTPKLTTIKQDTDALGKQAAALLVSQIVQKKKSIKNEMVPIQLIKRDSCRPLT
- a CDS encoding ABC transporter substrate-binding protein, translating into MKKTLSMFLSLVLLVGVLSGCSGSQSANGSKGGKDIDLRIWSFTDELKKPIKKFEEKNGVKVELTIVPIADYPTKLKPVLESGVGAPDVFTGELAFIKQWVDAGYWEDLSKAPYDAEKLSDQYVPYVFDMGKDKDGKVRALSWQTTPGGVYYKRSIAKEVLGTDDPAEVGKMMSSMDSVFATAEKLKAKGYRMFPDEGAIRWFAQGDAPEPWVNDKNELQLTDRKVEFMDYAKEMKANGYTANAAEWSPSWFESMDKAVKVKENGKTVETNVFSYVLPTWGLHSVLKTNVKKSTGDWAVTSGPSPYFWGGSWLGVYSKSKNKELAYDFVKMMTQDKDFLKDWAKETGDVLSYLPVTDEIKGDFKDEFLGGQNNYQFFLDQAQNIKPGIVTKYDQQLDTLYGNAVKQYTDGKKSKDDAIKEFYMKAKNAYPDITVPNK
- a CDS encoding carbohydrate ABC transporter permease — its product is MKNLNRYGYFFIAPFWLVFLVFSIYPVALTFYYSFTNYTGSGTAEVVGLANYTRLLTDSFFVQAFVNTLKIWGINFALQMGLALILAAIFSDMRLKMKGQSFFRAIFYLPNLITVSSVALLFGILLDWQHGSLNVVLMNLGLISDPINWLNEPATAQISVSLILTWMWFGHSFIVIMAGISGISTDYFEAALIDGANRWQTLVSITLPLLKPILLYIMITSLIGGLQLFDLPMLITDGIGSPDGSLNTMVLYLYNQAFKYNNYGYASAVAYGLFIITVIFSAIVFRSMYSSERKQARQV